DNA from bacterium:
CAATCGGGCGTAAGCGCAGCGGGAAGCTGAACGGGATCAGGTGCGCGGCCGACCTTTACCTCATGTCGCTCGATATACAGGATTACGCCGAATTGCGGCGCATCATCTATGAACTCAAGCCCGAGCGGATAGACGTAAACGAGGAGTCGAGTTGGGCGATAGTTTCCGTAGCCCTCGCGGCCGGTTTCGCGTGCGACGAGGAGGCTGTGGACGAGATAGAGCCGTGGATTTACAGCTTCGAAATCAATCCGTCCATCAGCGTCATTTCGAGGCTGCTGTTGACGCGGCCGGAGGACGATCTCGTTCCGCTTTTCAGGGCGGCCGTTGAAAGCTCGGGCGACCGATACCATTCGCTCTGGCTGGCCAGGCTGGCGCAGCGAATCGACGCTCCCCGCGTGGAGGGCAAGAAATGGGGGCCGCTGTTCCATCCCGAAAGAAGGGGATGGTACAAACTGATCGAAGAAGATCCGTTCGATTATTTCAAGCCGCAGAAATTGCTCAAACGTTACAAACTGGATTAGCCGGCCGCATCCCCGTACGCTGCTCCCGAACCCATACAAGAACCACGAGCCCCAAAGCGAACCAAACCAGTATCGAGGCGAACACCCACTTGTTCGACAACGCCCATGCGCCGGCTTCACCAAGGCGGGACAGGTTGGCGCCGAAAACCACGTCCCTGATGCGACCGGCTATGACCGGCGCTATAACCTGCGGCAGAAGCGTGGATACATCCCAAATGCCCATGTAGCTGCCGGCCTTGTTTTTGGGCATGAGCGTGCATGCGAAAGCCCAGTCCGCAGCGACGAACGCGAAGAATCCCGCGCCGATTGCAAGGCCGGACGCCATCGCCACCCAAACGCTGTGCGTGAGAATCAACGGTACGAGCATCGTCCCGCCTACGACAAGCCCGGCCGCAATAACCCATTTTTTTCCCAACCGGAGGGACAGGGGGACGCTTGCGCGGTTTCCGGCAAGCCCGCCCAGGATGAAAACGAGCAGCAGAGCGGGAAACACCATCGAAGAAAATCCGGGAATTTTCTCTTCGGCGACTCCCAGCGAACGCAGCCATTCTTCGCCGTCCAGATTGTAATGCGCGTAAAAGTAAATCCACGATGAAAATGAAACGTACCCGAGATAAATCAAGAAGCGCGATGCCCACAAAAACATCAGATTGGACTGGCTGCGCAGTTCGATTTTGCGATAATCCGCGATTATCGAACCGAGCAGCGTAGGCGCGGTTTTTGCGAATCGGACGACGGTGCCGGGTAGTATGGCGACCTCGCGAAACGCTCCCTCGATTTTCACCGCGGCATGGCGCGCCCAGCCGGTTTCGTCAACCGACAAAACGACTATCAGCATCGTTGCGACGAGAAACGCGGGATAAAGCCATCCGAATATTCCTCTGTACCCTGCGAACAAATCATCGCCGAACGCAAACGCAACGCCTGCAAGCGACAGAACCGCAAGCAAATTGCCCGATAAATGCAGGAATCCCATGGACGCGCCTGCCTGGGAATGCTGTTTTTCGGGCACGAGATCGGGAAGGAGCGATTGGAACGGAACCGACGCGACGTTTATGGTCGCCTCTATGAGCATGTACGCCAGGAACAGCCACCAGTATCCCGGCGCGAAAAGAAAAAACAGTATCGCCAGGCAGCCCGAAAGCGTTCCGTAAAGAATGAACGGACGGCGGCGGCCCATTTTCGAATGCGCGTGATCGCTTATGAAACCTATCGTAAGCTGGACGGCCATTACCACGACCGCGCCGCAGGACTTGAGCAATCCGTAATACCAGCCCACATGACCGGCGCCGAATTCTATTTCCGCGAAATGCTTGGCGAAGCCCGGCATCACGGCAAGCTGCTGCGTCGTCCAGAAGAATTGCAGCCCTAGCCAAAGCGCGGAAAGCCGGAACAGCTGTCCGGCGGTGAGAAAATCGGGCGCCTTGCGGGAATCGGGCACGGCGGGAACTGTATCACAGTGAAACCTGCGCGATGATACAATCCCGCGGAATTGGTCGCGACATCGCAATTCAGCCGCAGGAAACCGCCGCGCTACAAATTCCGGCCGCCCCGCCACGTCCCGTTTTTTATGTGGCTCGCCCGCCGCATCGCCGGATGCTATCTGCGCTGGTACATGAAAATCATCCGCGTCGAGGTTGCGGACGACGGCCTGGATATTCTCGAATCGCTGCGCGGGCAGCGTGTCATTTTCACGCCAAACCACCCGACGTCCGATCCCGCGGTTCTTTATGTTTTAAGCGGCAGGCTCAATATGAACTTCGTGTGGATGGCGGCGCGGGAGCTTTTTGAGAACGCGGTGCAGGGGGCGCTGATGGCGAATATCGGCGTGTTTTCGGTTGACCGCGGCAGGCGCGACGAGGACGCGCTTCGCGCGGCGCGCGAAGTCGTGATGAGCGGGAAAAACTGGCTGGTTATATTTCCGGAAGGAACAAACCACCAGCTTCACGACGAAATTCTGCCGTTTCTTCCGGGCGCGGCGCGGATGGGTCTCGAAGCTCTTGCGGAGTTGGAAAAGCGCGGTGATGATTTGCCGCCGGTGTATCTGCTTCCGGCGGCTCTGCGTTATTACTACACCGGAGACATGCGCGGGAAAGCCGCGGCGATACTCGCGCGGCTGGAGCGGCGACTCGGATTGCAAAGCGGCCACAAAAAAAAATGGCGGGAACGGCTCGCGGCGATTTCCGAGCTGGTTATGATACTCAACGAGAGGCATTACGGCGTGGTGCCTGACGCGAACATGGGGGGGGAGGCCAGGTTGGAGCGGCTCAAAGAAATCGCGCTACGGCGCGTGGCGGAGGGGCTTGGGGTGGAGCCGCCGGATCCCGATTCGCCGACCCGGAACCGGGTGCGCAAGCTTCTGAACGTTTCCAGCGAGATGTTGCACGCAGAATCGGAAGCGGGCGGGAGGTACGCGCGCGAACTCGACGCGGAAAGGCACGAGCGAATTTACCAGTTGCGGAGCGAACTTTTGCGCATTTCGCGATTCATGCCGCTTCGGTGGGATTACGAGATAGATATGCCGACAATCGAGAATTTTCTTGACATTCTAAATTTGCTCGAAAAAGATTTGCTCGGCAAGGACAGGATGTGGGGGCCGCGCGCGGTGATGATCAAAGTCGGCAAGCCGGTTGATTTGCGAGAGTATTTGGCGGAGTTCAAAGCCGATCCGGTGGAGACAAGCGAAAGGATAATGCTTCTCATCGAAAACGAGGTGCGCGAGCTATTGAAATCCACGGCGAACCTGATGTCCCCGCTGCCGCAGACGACGATATTTGATTAATGCTTATGTTGAAAAAAAGATGCCCAAAACTACTTATAAGAATATTCAATCTTTGTGCGCATTTGGGCGCTCGACAACCTCGAATACGTAAACGATGTGCCGTGCGTCGTCGACAGCGTAAATGATTCTAAAGATCCCCACCCTGATTCTGTACTGCCCCTTGAATTTGCCCTTGAGTTTCAAACACCCGTGAGGCCTTGGGTCAATCGAAAGGGAATCAATCGCCCTGACAATCCGAGTAACCGTCTAAGTGGAGAGCGGGTTGATTTTCATTCTGGCCGGCGCGTCGATAATCAGGCGATAACTCATAGTTTGCCGGCTTTTTTCAATTCCTTTTTGAATTCATCGAACGGGACAAAATCATGTTCCCGCTCCATCGCCTCGTCTGCCAGAATTGTGTCTTCCCATTCTTCCAGCTTTTTGATGATAGACTCGTAATCGCGCACGCTCAGCAACACGGACCTTTTCTTGCCGGTTTCGTCGATCAGAAACTGAGGTTTCAAACGCAGCTTGGACATGCAATGCCTCCTCCGCGGGACGATGCCGGCGGACATTTCATTTTACGCCGAAATAGCGGCAACCGCTTCCTGAAAATCAACCGATCTTGTTTCCGTTCTGCACTATTTCGCTCGACTTGTCGTCCACGTACACAGGAATCTTGCAGCGCTTGAACTTGTTGCCGGTTATCGCCGCGCGCGCGGTCTCGCTTACGATCACGCCGTATTTCATCTTGTAGAACTCGTTGCCGCTTACTTCGTAATCCTGGCTCGGGTCGTCGCCGATTTCCGGCGGCATCTCGCGCGAGAACAGCCTTACGCCGACCTTTCCGAATCCGATCCGGTTGTTCGTGATTATGTTCTTGTGACCGTGCTCGATCGCGATCGCGTCCTCGATGCATCCTTCGATTGTGTTTCCGTCAACGATGGTTTCGTACGAGTAGCCCAGCCAGAATCCGTACCGCGAGCCGGAGCAGTCGTTATCTATGAACTTGTTTCCGCGGCTGAACGTCGCCTCGATTCCGTTGTGCGGCGAGAACCGGCAGTCGTTGCGCCGCACGATGTTGAAGTTACTGGGCTTCAGATACGGGCGCTGGCCGGTGATGAAGAATCCGTCCCCGCCGTGCGCGAACGAGTTGTCCTCTATAACATTGTAATTCGAATCCTGCTGTATCAGAATCCCCGCGCTGTCCCCGCCCGCGCTGTACTGCCAGAATTCCAGACGCTGGCAGAATTCGGCTATGTTCTGCCTGATCTTGCAGTTGTCGCTGTTCCACAAGTGGATTCCCCAGCCGCTGTTGAACGAAAGCCCGCACTTTTCGACGGTAACGTTGCGGCAGTTCGCAAGCTGCACGCCGTTCTGCTGGAATTCCGCGGTCACGTTTCTCACCGTCGAGTTTTTGCAGTTTTTTAGGTAAACCGCGCCGCCGTACTGCTCGAATCCCTCGACACTCCAGATGTCCAGCCAGTCCGCGGTGTCGTATTTTTCGGGCGTAGAGACGTTGTGTTGCATCCGGCTGGATTCGACCTTTACGCCGTCAATAGTCACGTTCTCGCAATCTTCGATGAAGATGCCCCACTTGTATCCGGCGATGGTTCCGCCTTTGATTGTTATGTCCTTTCGGCCCTTCGCGTAAACGCCGATGCCTTCCATCGCGGACATGTCGGTTTCCGTGGAGCGCAGTTCGTAATCGTCGAGTTCTATGGTTATGCCGTCAGCAGCGATCAGCAACGCGCCCTTATTAGCAGGGTCGTCGATAGTCGCGATTTGGCCGGCGAACCGTTCGCTCACGTTCAGCACGATTTGGCCCGCGGAATCCGCGGACTTCGCGGCCGCGCCTGGTCCGAAAACCAGCGACAAGCAGATTACTACTGCAGCATGTGCAAACATTCGCAAGAGCATCGCCTTTCCCCTTAACCGCCGTACATGTTAGCAGAAGCGCCTCCGGAAGCGGTTTGCGGACGAAACCGGGGTATCGCGCGCCGTTGCTGCATCGCGGTCGGACATCGAAGCGGTCAAAATGAAGAACCGGCCGCGAGGAAGTGGTATAACTACACCGGTCGCATTGGGGATCGTCTAATTTGGAAGTAGCTAACCAAGAGGGCGGAGTAATCGCTCCTTTCCGCGGCGTTGTCGAGCGCTTGGGCTGGGGAGGAGTCGGCGTTGCGCGCCTGTTTGACGGGCGCATCGTTCTTTTGGATTCCCAGCTCGCGATTTTCCCCGGCGAAGAAGTCGAGGCAGAAGTTTGCATGAAGGCCAGGCACGGAGAAGGGCGAATTACAAGGATAATCCGTCCCGATCCGCAAAGAATCGCCCCCAAATGCCCCGTTGCGGAATCCTGCGGCGGGTGCGACCTTTGGGGGGCGTCAAGGCTGGACGCATCCAAGCTGAAGCTGGAAATGATTGATGACCTGGTAAGGCGCAACTTGGGCAACTGGTTCAAGTTCGAGTGGCATCCCGCGCCGAAGGACGCGCTGAGGCATCGAATTCAGCTTCACTGGGACGGATTCCGGCTCGGTTTTCACCGTCGCGGAACCAACGCCATAGTGGAAGTCGATTCCTGCCCGATGGCCGCGGGGGTGCTTTCGGCCGCGATTCCCGCGCTTAAGAAGGCGCTTTTGCTGCACGACCTTCCGAACGAACCCGCAAGGTGGGAACTCTCTACGGGCACTCCTGCGGGAAAAGTTTACGCCGTTAAAAACGGAGTAGGAGAAATTTACGAGATAGTGGATTCAGGCTGGAAAATCAATTCCCGCGGCCGCAACGTGCACGAATTTCCCGGCGCTCGAATGGAGCAGAATCCAAAGTCGTTTTTCCAGGTTTGCCCGTCCTGGGCGTGGCAGGCTTTCGGCAGGGTATTCAGTTCCTGGGACTTGTCCGGCCAAGTGTTATTCGATCTTTTCGGCGGCACGGGATTTTTCTCCAAAATGCTCGCGCCCAAATTCGGGATTATCGTGCTTGTGGAGAAATGGAAGTTCTCCGCACAGGATGCCCGCAGGAACCTGCGCGGTCTTCCGGCCGAGATCGTGAACGCCCCTCTGAACCAATGGCTCAAATTTTGCAAAGGCTCGCCTTCTTCAACGGTGATTGTTGATCCGCCGCGCAAGGGGCTGAACGAATTCGAGACAAAAAAACTGGGAAAGTTCAAGGCGAGCAACCTGGTTTACGTGGGATGCGACGGCGCGACGTTTTTCAGGGACGTGCGCGAGCTGTCCAAAAAGTGGCGGCTGAGTTCGCTCGCGGTAATCGACCTCTTCCCCAACACGGTTCATGCCGAGTTCGTGGCGCTGTTCAACCGGCCGCAGAGATTGGGCCCGGTTAAGAGGCGGGAATTACGTCCGCTGGCCGGCCCGCCCGTTCCGCTGCAGGAGTAGCGCAACAACGGCGATGACGATGATCAGCCCGAGCTGTATCGGAAACGCGTAGCCGAACGCCTCCGAGCTTCCTTCCTGCACAAGAAACCGTGCACGGCCGATGAAAAGGCTGACGCGCGCCATCACCGTCGAGCCGAAGCTCGCGCCGAACGCGAGCATCAGCGTCCAGATTCCGATTTTGGAAATCGTGCCGATCGTTCCCTTGTGCTCCACGCTGAAGAAGAAATACACGAGCGCCGACAAAACCCCCGCGAACAGCAGCCAGTTGTTGACGTACGAGGTGAACGGTATCGCGTTGCCTGTTGCCGCGGACGCCGCGGCGGAGCCCGCGATCACGCCCGCGACGGGGCCGAACAGCGGACTGAACGTCGCGATCGCCTGCGCTAGGATGTACTCGGTCAGGTACTTCGGAATGGCGACGCCGGAGCCCCATCCGATGTAGAACGCCAGACTCCAGCGCGACCACCAGCTTGTCGCGGGGATGAGCCGCATAAGCAGGAACAATCCGAGGAGTCCGGGGATGATGTAGTAATACTTGGGATGCTGCGCGTAAAGCTCCGGCTGCTCGGCGGCGTTGAATATCAGCTTCGGCATTATCCTGCCCAGCAACTCGGGCTTGACGACGTTCTGCCAGACGTAGACGATGTAGTAGCCGTTGGAAATGCCCAGGTACAGGTGCTCGGCGAATTTGAAAAACGGATTGTCCTTGTACAAAAAGGACAGCATCGCCAGCGTCAGGCCGACCGCGATCCATATCCCGATGATCTGTCCAAATTCCCCGATTGTGCCCTGCCAGTCCGTAAGCCAGGTCATCAGATTGCACCTCCGGAGCGCCTGGCCGCCCTTTCATGGGCGAAGGCGACGTTGCCAAGAACGATCAGAACGATAAGAAGGATGTGCACCCAGCTTTGAGAGACCATGCCTTTTCGCGCTATTCCCGGAACGCCCACCATCTGCTCGTAATCAGCAGCGCCTTTGAGCCCTCCGAGAATTCCGACGAATTGTTTGCTCTGGTAAAAGGGGAAATAGCTTGCAAAGCTGACCGCCGTGCATCCCGCGGCCATCGGGTAACCCGACTCGCTCGCCCCGTAAAGAAGCCACGCTTCCGGCGTCGCGCCCGCGGCTATGGACAAAAGAAAATCTATGTCTTTGCCGCTTTTCACATTCTGAAAAATCGGCATTGATTTTGTTTCCACCAAATTGGCGTCCGTGACGAAATAATTGACGATTCCCGCATTCACCGCCCGGATGCTGTTGGCGACGCCGGGCCGGAATCCGAGGTACACGTAATCCTCGCCGCTTTTGACGCCGAATTCCTCTTCCATCTGCTTGAATGCCAGCTGGCCCAGTCCCACGCCCGCGACGTTGAAAACGTTCACGCCTATGACCTTAAGCTTTTTCCTGAAGCAATGCCGCAGGAACGCCATCGTCATAGGCGTCAACTCCGGCTCGCTGGAGGGATCGTAGTCCTGGGCGAAAAGAACTACGCTGCCTTCAGGAAGCTGCTCGACATAGTCGTAGACCGCTCGGGACTCCGGCGCGGGAATTACGTCGGCTTCCATTTTAAGAAGAATGGGGGCGAATACAGCCACCGCAACGAGGAAGTAAATAAACTGCCTGGGGAGGTTGTAAATGAAATCCATCAGTCGCCTCCTCCCATGTATGTTCTCTCGATACCGAATATGATTCTAAGCGACGTGCTGATGATTCCGAGTCCGACTCCGAACATGACCGCCCTGAATCCGGCGGCGTTCGGAATGTTCAGAAGCCAGTCCGATATCACTTCTATGCGCAGGTTCCTTAGAATGCCTTCGTCCGGGATAAAGCTCGTTATCTGCTCGCCTACGGGAACCCGGCCGAGCATCGCGATCGCCGCAGCGATGAGAAGCATCGTCGCCTCCGGTGTCTTGGCCCGGAATGCCCGGTACGCGGCGCTGGCGATGTAGAACGCGAGGATGCTGAAAACCGTTGCCTGCATCGGCACCTGCATGTAAAGGAAAAACCAGGAATAAAGCCCCGTCGGATTTTCCACGCCGCCGCCGATCAAACCCGCCAAAGTCATGATCACGAGCGACAAGATAACAACCCAGGAAAATCCGTATCCCGCCTGCCTGCGCTTGATTTTGCCCAGGTGATTGTGAATGAGCGACTGGACGCCGATAAGCAGCGCGAAGGCGGCGATAATCTCCACCCAGATGTTCATGTCCTTCGCGAACTCTTGGGATTCCTTCGAAGGAATGTAGTTTTGCAGGATCATCACTATTCCGATTAGGAAAGCGATGGTCACCGGTATGTTTTTTTTCAGGAACTGCAATGCGCTTTCCTCCTAGAAATCGGTGAAGAAGTGCCTGACGATCCGCAGGCTCTCGTTTCCGGTGATCGCGTAAAGCGAACCCAGTATCGAGCCGATGACTATCAAGAAAATAATCACCGCCTTGGCCATGTCTATCGCTTTGATGCTGCCGAGCAGCTTCGGTTCGCGTGAAATGTACGCGCTGGCGGCGTAAAGCTCCTCGCCGATGAGCGTGTAATCGCACGCGCAGATGAAGAATGGAATCTGCACCAGCGCGTCGGTTCCGGCGATCTGGATCGCGCCGACCTGGTTGCCCGCCTCCGCCAAAAGCAGCGACTCCGCGTAGTAATAGCCGAAATAAAAGTTGGCGGCGGGCTTTTCGCGCGACATCATCCCGTTGACGGAGCTCACGTACGAGAACTGCTCCTGCGTGAGGAAGAAGACGTTGTCCTCGTTGTAGTTGTCGGGGCGCCCGGCCTCGATGTATCCCTGTTTCACGACTTCCTGGCAGACGCTCATAACGATCGGGTCGAAGCAGGGCACCTTCAGCTGGCTTTCGTACTCCGCCACCTTGCGTGCGACGCGGCCGAGGATGTTCGTGGCCGCGATCGTGGACACGTCGCTCATGTAACCCAGGCCGCACAGGTAAAACATCGTGCGCCCCATCTCGGTTGCGCGGCCTATCGCCTCGTCAACGGCTTCCAGGCCCGCTATGCGCCTTATGTAAAGCTCGATCCCGCGCCTCGCCTTGCTGATGAAAGCAAGCACCGCGGCGCATAGGAATATCAGAATGATGAACTGGTTGGTTTTTGCCTTGTTCCACCAATTGTTTGCGGCCGCGCCCTGCGCCGTTTGGGGAAAATAATAGGCCGCGGGAGCGGATTCGCCCGGCGCGATGCCAATCCGGACGAAAGCGGGCGTTCCGTCCGCCACGGTTTCCTCTCCCGCGGCGAGCCCGGCTCTTGCGAAGTGCGTCGTGTCGTGGCCTGCGCGGAAGAAACCGAAATTCCCCTCGTCATCCTTCAGGAACTGCGTCCCGGCCTGCACCCTTGCGGCCTCGAACCACGGCCCGTCCTCCGCCTTACCCCATTCAATCACAAAAAAAGGAGCGTCTGCATGAGAGCCATCGGATAAGTCAAGTCCCGTGTCTTCCCAGGCCGCCTTGCTCCAGGTGACGGCAAGCGAACCGCCCTCGTCGTTCGGCC
Protein-coding regions in this window:
- a CDS encoding MFS transporter produces the protein MPDSRKAPDFLTAGQLFRLSALWLGLQFFWTTQQLAVMPGFAKHFAEIEFGAGHVGWYYGLLKSCGAVVVMAVQLTIGFISDHAHSKMGRRRPFILYGTLSGCLAILFFLFAPGYWWLFLAYMLIEATINVASVPFQSLLPDLVPEKQHSQAGASMGFLHLSGNLLAVLSLAGVAFAFGDDLFAGYRGIFGWLYPAFLVATMLIVVLSVDETGWARHAAVKIEGAFREVAILPGTVVRFAKTAPTLLGSIIADYRKIELRSQSNLMFLWASRFLIYLGYVSFSSWIYFYAHYNLDGEEWLRSLGVAEEKIPGFSSMVFPALLLVFILGGLAGNRASVPLSLRLGKKWVIAAGLVVGGTMLVPLILTHSVWVAMASGLAIGAGFFAFVAADWAFACTLMPKNKAGSYMGIWDVSTLLPQVIAPVIAGRIRDVVFGANLSRLGEAGAWALSNKWVFASILVWFALGLVVLVWVREQRTGMRPANPVCNV
- a CDS encoding 1-acyl-sn-glycerol-3-phosphate acyltransferase, which produces MVATSQFSRRKPPRYKFRPPRHVPFFMWLARRIAGCYLRWYMKIIRVEVADDGLDILESLRGQRVIFTPNHPTSDPAVLYVLSGRLNMNFVWMAARELFENAVQGALMANIGVFSVDRGRRDEDALRAAREVVMSGKNWLVIFPEGTNHQLHDEILPFLPGAARMGLEALAELEKRGDDLPPVYLLPAALRYYYTGDMRGKAAAILARLERRLGLQSGHKKKWRERLAAISELVMILNERHYGVVPDANMGGEARLERLKEIALRRVAEGLGVEPPDPDSPTRNRVRKLLNVSSEMLHAESEAGGRYARELDAERHERIYQLRSELLRISRFMPLRWDYEIDMPTIENFLDILNLLEKDLLGKDRMWGPRAVMIKVGKPVDLREYLAEFKADPVETSERIMLLIENEVRELLKSTANLMSPLPQTTIFD
- a CDS encoding right-handed parallel beta-helix repeat-containing protein — translated: MFAHAAVVICLSLVFGPGAAAKSADSAGQIVLNVSERFAGQIATIDDPANKGALLIAADGITIELDDYELRSTETDMSAMEGIGVYAKGRKDITIKGGTIAGYKWGIFIEDCENVTIDGVKVESSRMQHNVSTPEKYDTADWLDIWSVEGFEQYGGAVYLKNCKNSTVRNVTAEFQQNGVQLANCRNVTVEKCGLSFNSGWGIHLWNSDNCKIRQNIAEFCQRLEFWQYSAGGDSAGILIQQDSNYNVIEDNSFAHGGDGFFITGQRPYLKPSNFNIVRRNDCRFSPHNGIEATFSRGNKFIDNDCSGSRYGFWLGYSYETIVDGNTIEGCIEDAIAIEHGHKNIITNNRIGFGKVGVRLFSREMPPEIGDDPSQDYEVSGNEFYKMKYGVIVSETARAAITGNKFKRCKIPVYVDDKSSEIVQNGNKIG
- a CDS encoding class I SAM-dependent RNA methyltransferase, with amino-acid sequence MEVANQEGGVIAPFRGVVERLGWGGVGVARLFDGRIVLLDSQLAIFPGEEVEAEVCMKARHGEGRITRIIRPDPQRIAPKCPVAESCGGCDLWGASRLDASKLKLEMIDDLVRRNLGNWFKFEWHPAPKDALRHRIQLHWDGFRLGFHRRGTNAIVEVDSCPMAAGVLSAAIPALKKALLLHDLPNEPARWELSTGTPAGKVYAVKNGVGEIYEIVDSGWKINSRGRNVHEFPGARMEQNPKSFFQVCPSWAWQAFGRVFSSWDLSGQVLFDLFGGTGFFSKMLAPKFGIIVLVEKWKFSAQDARRNLRGLPAEIVNAPLNQWLKFCKGSPSSTVIVDPPRKGLNEFETKKLGKFKASNLVYVGCDGATFFRDVRELSKKWRLSSLAVIDLFPNTVHAEFVALFNRPQRLGPVKRRELRPLAGPPVPLQE